GGTCTCCCGAGCAAAACAGCTGGGCCCCTCCCTTCGCTTCggtgcctgctcccccccccccccgccagaggcTTCAGTCTGCTCAGAGGGGCTCTCCCTGAACGTGAGCAGAGCTTTCTCTCCGCACCCCCCGACAACACGTTGGCGTTTCCCCTATTTATTTCTTTCTAAGTGTCTTGATGGATGGCTCAAGGCTGAGTCGAGCTGCCGTCTTGTATTTTGAGTCCGGGGGAAGCGGCCTCCGACGGAATCCCAAATGAAGGCGCGCCGTCAGGAGCGTGGCTCCCTTTCGCGCTCCGCCGAACTTTCCCGGACACGACAACCGTGCAGACTTCTGTGTTTGAAAATCCTTTTGGTCATTTTATTCTTTCAGATGTTGAACATTTCCACCTTACAATAAATATATTACGAGGTTTCTTCGGGGAATGGATTATTGtttgaaaacagaaacaaacaaacccaaattgAGTAGGAATTGCCGTTGGACGGCATCAGTCCCAAAACTgggtgtcccccccaccccagcatgtGTTACAAATACCACTTCCACACCAGCACCACAAAAAGAGGTAACAGGTTCCTACCAGCTGGCTGTTCAAGTACCTCAGGAGAAAGGGAACACAAGTGCAGAAGGGAAACAAGCAGGCGAGAGAcgaacccccaccccacctcctgtCACCCAACGCATGACAGCAGACCACGAACCAGCTGACagggctccccacccccagaactgCTCTtagcacacgcacacgcacacacacactgcccagtACAAAGCCCATCCATGTTTGAGAAAACACGAGGAGGCCCATTTCAACAAAGTCTGTGTAGGTGagcagagaaaaaggaggaggaggaggagggagggattacTTGTCACAAGTTCTGTAGCTACGGCCTCAACAAAAAGCTCCTCGCAGAGAAGACTGTGAAGATCTACTCTCCAGGGTGCATCACATGTCCCGCCCTCCCCAAACTCACATTAGCAAAAAGTCCTCCAAGACATTACGTTGCCCCTCCGCCCCATGCCCGGCAGTGAAGAGGGACTGCAAACACAGCCCACTGATAACATTTAAGTGTTCCGAGTTTTATGCTACGAACCCTGATGGTTGGAACTTAGGGGACTTGTTCTCTACTCGCAGTGgttcaggggggaaatgcaccCAAAGGGTCCCaagctgagctccttccctttgGATCCTGGCCTTTCCAGCTGTTTTCTgatttttgcctgcagaagagCGCCTTCAAAGTTAGATTGTGTTATTGCTGTGGGAACTGCAGGGTGTGATTCCCAGATGCTACTTGGCTCTAGTagttgtcctttaaaaaaaatcatgctacATTAGAAATGTGTTCTCCCCACACCCTCACCTCTGTTCCGCCCACTCCTCCCCACGATGTTATCAGTGTCTCCAGAGACCTCTGGGGTCCCCCAGTGGCAGCTGTGAGCGCCATTCTGTTGCTGTAGCACCAAGCAAAACTTGTTTGCTCGAACGTCAGACGGGGAAGTTCCTGAGCTTGGGATAAAAAGGTACTCCGTCTGTGGCGCGCCTCCCTTTAGGAGTCcgattcttcctcctcttcttcctcctcttccccaacaTGCATTTGTAGCTGCAGTTTAGTTTGATTAATAGTGGCTTCGTTGTCCATCTGTCCAAGAGGAAACAGGAGAAAATGCCGGTTaaggtagaggaagggatgcttaaacacaCCAGACATGCCAGTTTTTATAAATGACATTTCTGTTTACATTGAATGTCCGACTCCAGTGGAGGCTAGCTGGGGGCTTAGGCCTTGCTCTAATTCTCAAGAAAGTACTGGCTGCTCTACAGCCACAGCTTTAATGGGCCTGTCGTGCAGCATGGCGGGAGAGATGACCACCTTACTTTGCACAAAGGAAGAGAATGAAAACTGCCACAAACAGAGGTCAGCAGAGGGAACCTGAACCCAGCACTCCTCCAGCTGACTCCTGGATGCCATTTTGCTCACAACAGACTTACGTTCTGATGTTCATCCAACAGCGCTGCCGAAGATACCGTCACATTCCCTTCCCTGGCGCTGATCATAGACTGGAGGGCCAGTTCTTCCACCTGGAAACAGTTGACAGCTGTGAAACTCTCAAGGTTAACAAGCTCTTTGGTTTACTTGCTCTGTTGATTCCCCCCTTTCCCAATGGAAATGTCACAAGCAGCTCACAGCATCGTTTTGacctattttatcttcacaacaaccctgtgatgtaggttaggctggtCGTGTGTGAATGGCCCCAGGCCCCTCAGCAACCTCCTAGGACAGAGGGGAGGTTCAAACCTGTGCCTTCCAGGGAACAGGCACTCCaatcaccacaccacaccaccTCAAGCAACACACTGTCCGTGACTCTTTTTCTGAGAAAAATTAGGCCAAAGTGGTGTTCAGGACTCACTATCACTTGAATTAATGTTTCGCTTTTTCTATGTAattactgaaataaagaaaacgGCCAATCAGGAGCAAAGCGAATTATCACAAACGAAGAAAGCCCCAGTTCGCTCAAATTAAGCCACGTTGAGTGGAGGACAAACACTGCAGTGCCTCAAGCAAGACTGGGAACACTTGTAATAATAGGTAGAACAGCAAATAGGCAGAAAAAACGACTCGTGGACAGAAACCAAGCGGCTTACAGAGGAAAACAGAAGCAACTCCTCCCAAGCCCCATTTCAGCTCGTGAGGCAAAATAAACAAGGGAATTTAGCTTCTGCAAGCCCAATGGAGGCTAAGATCATCAAGCACGCCAAAGGGGCTAGAAACTTGTTCCTTGTTTCCATTTTAAATGAAATCTGCCAGGGAAAGAATGCTCATTTCTGCACCAAATGCTGATCCCAGAGAGAGGCTTTGTGGGCACAGGAGCTGTGCTCAGCCTGGGCTGCAGGGGCCGGCCGACATCCGAATATGTGCACACCACTAAGCTTCTGTTCTAATCCCTTCCGGAAAGCACATTCCATGCCTATTTACGAGGCTGCCCCTTTCTGTGTGCATCTGGCTGGCTCGCCGGCTCCTTCATGCCACATGTCTTAGCACCCCGTGGACAGCTGTACTAATGCTTGCAAAAACCGTGTGGCATTTCAACAAACTATGCAAACAACCGCTTCGGCATGAAGCCGTTTGAGCCCTTTTATGGCTTTCCAGGGAGGCCTCCCTTTCTTCacgtctgtgtgtgcgtgtgaccAAGGGCCTCGCTCTGTCTTTTAGGGAAGGCTCCACAGCAGAGCCATAGCTTGGCATGCACAgagtccccggcagcatctccagttaaaaggaccaggcaggaggggatggggaagaactcagtgacagagcctgtgcttggcaggcagaaggtccccggttcgatccccgCCACCTGCAGCCCACTCTGCTTGGCCacaagaatcacagaataatagagttggaagggacctcatgggtcatctagtccagccccctgcactatgcaggtcactcacaaccctctcgctcatccactttttgcttctgggttcaatccctgggagCATCGCAAGccaaaaggaccaagcaggaggggatggggaagagctcagtggcagagctccgcttggcaggcagaaggtcccgggttcgatCCCCGCCACCTGCATCCCAAAGGACCAGGCGGGAGGGGATGCTCAAGACTTGGCTttgcagagcagctgccagcccgAGCAGCAAGGCCGACCACGAGGGCCGGCGGGTCTGACTGAGCCCAGGGGAGCATCACGTGCACGCGCCCTCTtcctcccgtccccccccccgaattgcgTGCACGCGCCTGGCGATTAGCATatgcaaatgcccccccccaccccccggaccTTGAGGCGGTTGAGCTGGTCGTGCAGCGCCGCCTTGACCCGCAGCAGCGTCTCCTCCTCCTTGCGCAGCTCCTGCAGGCGGCTCAGCATCCTCCCGCCGTCGCTCCCCGCCTCGGCCGGCGCGCGCAGATGACGTCAGCGCCCCGCGCCCGCTCACGGCACAGCGCCCCGCAGGGAGGCCGGCGCCATCTTGCGGGAGGGCGGAAGCGGGGCCCGGCTTCCGGCGGGGGGGGCGGCCCACGTGGCGGCCCCGGAAAGGTTGCCATGTCCCGCCGGGGAGACTCCTGGAGGTTGGGAGAGGTGGCCTGCGGCCCCCATGGCAAAACCATAACTTTTCCCCAGAACAGAAATCTTGATTAAGACCCAACCTGGCAGCCAGGACCCCTACTTATGAGACCCTCCCCCAGCCATGAAAGtggccagctccctcccccccaaattcctTAGAAAAGGTTGGCACTTCCTCCTTGGTACAAAGGAGGCACAAAGTAAAATGTAACAGCCAAACTATGCAGGAAGTTTGGACTTGAAAGGGTAGTCACGTAGCTCAGCCGTAAATTCAGATTAAAGTCCTGGACTCCTTAGGAGATATGAGGATTCGGGGGATCAATATCTCCCTATGCTGCAGCAGAATTTAAGTCCAggaagagctttgactcttgaaagccccCAATATTGCAGGACTCCAAACCTCTATGGAGGCCTAATAGAATCGAAGGGGGAATTAAAAATAGTTGGATAAAGTGTGGAGTGTTAGGACCCAGCTATCCCTTTTACAGCTGTCCAGATGCCTTATGAGAATGAACTTGACAGTTTATTTTGTGTCAGGCAACTTCCAAAGCCCTTCAGATGGCATGCATTGCAGCCCAGTGGCAGGCTCTAATACAAACCTTAACAAGGTTTGGCACTGCAatacctttccccaccccctttggaTGCTGCATTTTTATATAAACCCTTGGTTAGGTGACCTTAAGGTAGGAGGGCAAGTCTACCAGTAGCTACTAACCATGGTAACCAAGGGGAACCTAGACTTTCACATAGTAAACCTCAATGCCAGAGCATCAAACAAAAACCTCCCCCTCTAAGgactgtcagtggctctccaatgtaactggttggccactgtgtgagacagggtccaggactagatgggccaagggtctgatccagcagggctctttcaaGACTCTTGCAGCCTAAACCACTACACAAGGCTGTTATTATGAATATAAAATGCAGAAGGATCTAAGTAATCACTGGACGATTTAAATATTCACTGGCTTCTCAGCTTCCATTCCCACAACAAAGAGCATTTGCAAAGACGTTCTAGACAGATTTGTTTTTTATTCACTGTAATCCACAGTACAGCCCTTTACGGCGCTGAAGCCGACAAAGACACACTTATGCCGCGGCTTTCTTCGCTTTGGCAGGTTTTTTCGGTTCTGCAGCTTTCTTCGCTTTTGCAGCGGCagcggcaacagcagcagcagccaccttctcccttcccttcgcTGCCTTTTCTTCTCTCAGCTTATGCTGTAGGACAGAAGAGGGGAGAAGAACCTTATTTAGACCTTATCGTTTCATGACTGGCGCACACATTTCATTCCCGTTGTCAGTCCACTCACATTCCGAGCATGGCGCAGAATGGTGTTGCGCCTCATGGTCTTGGCATAGGGGTTCAGCTTAATCATCACTCTCAAATTCTTCAATGGATTCTTCTTCAGAACTCTGCGGTGAATCTTCTTCCTGCAAAGGACATTTTGGATGAGCACACAATTGTTCCAGAAATACACAAGTATAGCTGGGAGTTCAGTTTAGCAGACAGACACCAGGCacctgggagactcaggttcaaatccccactcagtcatAAGGGGGACCTGGGGGTAGcccacctcacaaggctgttgtgaggataaaacaaagtaACAGAGAATGATATAAGTCACTCTCTGATCTCCTTGGAGAAACTGTGTGACTAAAACTTGTgtaaggatagattcaggtgggcagccgtgttggtctgaagcaacagaatgagtCTGGTGAAACCTCTGtggccaacagagtttaattctggcaCCACAAAAACTGAAACCcataattaaacttcattggtcttaataaaggtgcccctggactccaatgGGGTTCTGGTATAAGGAGAATGATTCTTCACTAAACCACCTAAAAGCAAGACTAAAAGCCAGAGAGGTATTGCTACCCAAAATCACAGGTTCTCAGAAATGTCATCCTAATTCTCACCTTTGGGTTAAAaatgcaacaataaataaattgatttatttattatattcctatatcaccctcccctaaggctcagccccaccccctcccccaaagtggcCTCACTCCAACTTTCTTTCCAACTCTCTGGCTTACTTTGGTGCACGCAGGGCCCTCTGGATCTCTGGGCTTTTCAGGATTCTTCCGAGATCTGTATTGGTCATCTTGTGCATTGGCAGACTGCAATTAAACACAGGCAAATGGTTAGGATCACCACTCATGGCACGTTACTACCCTTCCCGGGTTCAGAGGTCTCATTCTGCACACCGCACTGCCGTCAGTGGTGTGTGAGCCTCACCAGTCAGAAGCCAACCAAACCGCTTACTTGTAGTCGCTCTTCAGGGTGGCCGGCTTGCGCCAGGTGCCATACAATTCGTCCAGCTTGCGGAAAGCGCTCTCAGTCCAAATGCAGAAGCGTCCAACGTGGCCTCCGGGAGCAAGCCTTAGAAGGTTCAGTTTGTTGACATCAAGAAGAGTGATTCCTATCAAATGGAAAACCAGCATGTGAGACAGAGCTCCAGGAAAGAGGCAAATATCCATCGAAAACATGCCACTGCTTTGCATCCCTGAAGGCAGAGGAATTGTGCTTTCCATATGCCCCAGATGAAGCACCCTCTGGAAAATGTACACCCCTGTGCGTTTGTCAGAACTTCCaccaaatcatgttttttttcagAAACACGGACCAATGAAGTGGAATATCATCATTTCCAGCACCTCTCCCACAACCTCAAGGATCACCGTCATCttcaacacctcccccccccctccaactcgGTTAATGCAAAAGGTACCTGGGATGTTCCTGAAAGCTTTGAGGATGCCATGGTCCTCGTGGTAGATGATGCAGGGCCCCCTGCGCTGGATCCGACGGCGGTTCCTCATCTTGCCCTTGCCGGCACGCATCCGCTGAGAGGCGTAGACCTGAGGAGAAATGGAATCGCATGTCAGAACCAGGCACCCCCTATCACTTTCAGGGGTCACAAGGCCAGACTTTTTGCCAGTCAGAACTTCACTGTCACCACTGCTCATCTGAAACACGGACCAGTGAAAAGAATTCATCACTCTGCAACACAATGAAACCCCTAAACACAAGAAAACAAGTGCTGGCTAGCTACAATGTTCCTTTAAGCTACTTGGACAAGGTAACTTCTTAGCTGTCTAGTTAGTATATCTCCTTTAATCAACCTGAACGAAGAACCACCCTCATTTCTGCAACCAATGAGCAACTCACCTTTTTGATATCATTCCAGGCTTTCAGCTTCTTCAACAGCAGAACGGCTTCCTTAGTTTTCTTGTAACTCTCGACTTTGTCTTCGACAACCAGGGGCAGTTCCGGAATCTCCTCAATGCGATGGCCTGCAGGAGACAAGCATTTGCACTTTACTACTTCTGTATAGCAACGTTCTTGGCAGATTCCCATCCACGTACTacacagggctgatcctgcttagcttcctgcaTATGATGAAATCGGGCTAGTCTGGGACATTGAGGTTAAGGCCTACCCCTCTATTCAAAGCCCCATTTCTCTGTTGAGACCAATAGCCTCTGCCACTTATAACCTGGATGGATACATGCCAATCACAGCTGTCCTGATGCTATTTGCTACATAACAACAGGCTTACCTTTGGACATCACCAGTGCTGGAAGGGCCGAAGCCGCCAGCGCAGAGCAGATGGCATAGCGTTTCTGGTTTATGTTCACCCTGCGGTGCCAGCGTCTCCAAGTCTTGGTTGGGGCAAACATGCGACCTCCACGACACATCTACACGCCCAGCATCAAGGACACAACCGGAATAGTTGCAGCGCAAGCCCCTCTGCCGGCTTTGCTCAGAGGTAGCTGGTCGTCAACCATCTGCCTCGGCCGGATGACAGCAGGCAACTGTCACCGAGCGCAGAGTAAGACGCAAATTACGACATCACGGCAAGcaggatcccctcccctccttcttcgCCATTCACAGGCCAGTGGCTCCCTGCATTTTCTAAGGGGATTGACTTAAACTGCAGAGAGCCAGAGTCAGAGGACATGCCCACAAGAGGAAACTAGAAGAAAGGATACATTGCCAAAGGCACCCTGGCCAGATCGGTGAGTTCCACCGCCACGAACCCTTGGGATACGTGCAACAGCTCTACCAGTTCCCCAAGACTCAGCACTGGTTTGATGCCCTGAAAAACACAAGCACATCACATGAAGCATTTGGCTCCTGAATCGGTTAGGCCACGTGGTCTGAAGGATTTAAGAGCCACCATCAGAACTTCCACTGTTATCAGAAAACTCAAAAACACGGACCAATgaagtggaatttcatcatttctGTGTGGCGCATGCTCTTGCTTTGGGGTATAACTACTTGAATGCTAAGTTTTAAATAGTCAGCTTTTAATCctccacactttggtcctaaagcAGAGATGAGACCAAAAAAAATAACCAGGAATTAAGTTATCCCTATTAGTATCTATGGAAGATAGCAAAACCCCATCACCacactgctgctgctgaaatTAACATACAAAGATTTCATTCAATCAGATCTCAGAGACCTCATTTGAAAGGGACGCCTCAGTCTACAGGCCCTGAAACCTCCCCCCTTTCATGCCTTTGAAAACCTAGAATTTCTAGCTACCGTTCTCCTTAAATCCCTGGGAAGCACCAAAGATGCTCTATCCAATACATCTCTTACCTGCAAGTTCACTGACAGCATACGGTTGCCTGTTGTTCTTCCTCAAATTGGTGTGAACGAAGTTCACGATATCAGGGCGGATGGGGGCCTTGAACACAGCAGGCATGGTGACATTTTTACCTGACGTTTCCCCCTTTTCAGAGTACACAGATACTAGTGGGCGAGTACAAGcctggggagaggtggggaaaaGTCAGTTTAGTCACAAGCAAACAGTATTCCACTTGCTCCTCAACAGCGCAAATATTGCTCAGTCCCAAGAGGTCTTCAGCTCAACGGCGACAGTGTATGAACAGCAGGCAACTGTCCCTGAACGCCAGATAAGACGCAAATTACAACATCATAGCAATATGTGCGCACACCTACAGACAATACGAATACACAGTATATTCAAATTGAGAACCCATTTACCTATTCCTCAGCATATCCAAGCATAAAGCCCTCTTTGCTAAGCAATGTTATTGTCAAATACCAGAGTGCTATAGACTGCAAAGTTATGCCAAGATATGCCAATGTTTCATTCCGGATGGCTTTAAGCCTCTTCCCAAAAAAATGACAGCACTGAATGGGTAAAGGACTCCAAACATGGGGGATTCAGAAGCAGTCATGTTGTACGGCTGCAATTCGGACTCCTTTGAGGATGTGGTCCCAATGACCACTCCACAGGGGTGGGATTACAGGCCTTGTAgcgacccaaagcaatttacatcactcccctctcctccatttcagccTTACAACCAGACTGGGAAGCAGCTTAGGCTGAGCGCATGTGACTGGTTGGTCACCCAGCACATTTCCGTGGTAGAGCAGAGATTCCTTCCCTCCTGGGCCTTCCAGACCCTTGCCCAACAACTGCTGAGCAGCATCCACCTGCTTTCAACGGGAGCCCATGAAGTGCTCCTGGGAATCTTGCAAGCAAGGCCCAAGCCCTACTCGCAGGCCCCCAACATCTCGGAAGCATGGCATCTTCAAGGGCAGGCCAGCTGCTGTAAGCTCAATGGTCTTCTTCAGGCTGGCCTTCCACGAACGCCTGGCGTTTGCAAAAACCACTTAACCtagcagccacccccccccagaccctcccccagcagttccctgttcccccacccccgcaaAACGATTATCCTTCTGCTCAGCTTGCTGGCTTGTAAGCCATCCTAGTATGGCAGCTCTGGCCAAGATCCCACCCCACGACCCCCTTCTCCCCCGTCGCCAGGACGCCCCTAGAGCCCAAGAGGCagcatggggggcagggggggctccTCGGCTTCGGCCCCCCCAAGGCAGCCTCCCGGGGGAAAGTGGCACCGGCAGACCCCCGcccgggagctggcaaccctcctctcTCCGCCCGGGCAGAATTCGCACGCGGAGCCTCCGGTCCCCTCCCGGGCCTCTCACCATGATGGCGGCGCCGAGCGGAGGAGCGCCTCACGCTGCCTTCTCCCTCCGCCTCGGCCCAGCCGGAAAAGGAAGGACTCGTCACCGCCGCCTCCCTTTCCGGTCCGGCTTCCTCCGAGGggagccccgccccctccgccgccgccgcccccgagAGACCCCCTCGCCCCCCCTGGGCCGCCCCGCGGGTCTCCCCCGGCCTCTCCTGGGGGGAATCCCGGCCCGGGTCCGCGTCTGTCGCTTCGGGAAGGCAGGGACTATTCTTCGTGGGGGGAGGACGGCCTCCGCACTCTGGCGGAGGGATTCACCGTGGGAGGGAAGTAGTTCTGGCGCGTCTTTCGGTTGCGGCTGTCGGGGAAGAGGAGCTGCGCATGCGCGGTCGGGTGCCTGGGTGCTGCAGGGACCCGCGATGCGTCCTCGGGGGCCAGAGAGGCGGGGGGCGACCCTCCGGCTGCGCGCCTTCGTCCAGCAGTGAGAAAAACCCCTTTTCTTTAAGCAATGCATGTGAAACCGTTGCTTGTGCAAGGAAATCAAGAGGAGGCGCGCGTTTCCTTCCTCCTGTGCTTTGCCCTCCgcacagccctgcgaggtaggctagccTGAGACGTCAGGGTGGAATTCGCTGCCCCAGGGTGGAGTGATGGCCGCAGGAATAAGCAGCTTCCGAGAGGGGTTGGATTGATGCGTGGAGGGAAGGTCTGccagtggctactggccatggtggctgagcctccatgttcaggggcagtaaaCGTCGGAATCCTAAAGGCACGTTGTTGGGTGGCcactatgtgaggcaggatgctggactatgtagaccgctggtctgatccagcagggctctcttggtGTTCTCGTTATGGGCTGTTTGCTTGCCCtttcctacctcgcagggctgtagTAAGGATGAAACGGAGGAGAAAAGACTATTGTGAGCtgtgctggggagaaaggtggggtgtgaATGTAGCTAATAAAGGTCACGTGGACTTGCTGACTCTCCAATTGATCAAAAGGCAGCTTGCCTTCTGCTGTAGACTTACAACGAACTTTTGAGGTAGCAAGAATTCAGCAGTGCCTTTTTGGTGGTGGCACTCTAGGACGGCTGcttccaggtttggaaatacctggagatttggggggggggggttatctgatATAGTACTATGGagccccccttcccaagcaggcattttctccaggtgagctgctcTCTGCCACTTGGAGGTGACCTGGTGGTTTCCTGgagtaatttatttaaaacatctattTGCCACTTTTTTTTCTCATGGGAGCTCAAGATGCCTTACACTTACAATATAAATGGTAGAGCACATAAGAGCAAGATTTAAAATTGCAGTTTAGGAATACTTTActcaaatgcaatcctaaataaaactgtcttctgtTGGAGGGGGGCTGGATGCAGGCAGGCTCATTTTCCAGGGAAGGTTGTGCTGTAATCATGGGGGTTCCACTGAAGCTGGCCTTTGTTTTCCTCCTTGTGGCTTTTGAATTAATAGCAGCACCCGAAGCAGAGTTCAAAACACCCTTTTGAAACTATAATAAATTCTGCCTAGAA
This window of the Paroedura picta isolate Pp20150507F chromosome 18, Ppicta_v3.0, whole genome shotgun sequence genome carries:
- the RPL4 gene encoding large ribosomal subunit protein uL4, whose amino-acid sequence is MACTRPLVSVYSEKGETSGKNVTMPAVFKAPIRPDIVNFVHTNLRKNNRQPYAVSELAGHQTSAESWGTGRAVARIPRVRGGGTHRSGQGAFGNMCRGGRMFAPTKTWRRWHRRVNINQKRYAICSALAASALPALVMSKGHRIEEIPELPLVVEDKVESYKKTKEAVLLLKKLKAWNDIKKVYASQRMRAGKGKMRNRRRIQRRGPCIIYHEDHGILKAFRNIPGITLLDVNKLNLLRLAPGGHVGRFCIWTESAFRKLDELYGTWRKPATLKSDYNLPMHKMTNTDLGRILKSPEIQRALRAPKKKIHRRVLKKNPLKNLRVMIKLNPYAKTMRRNTILRHARNHKLREEKAAKGREKVAAAAVAAAAAKAKKAAEPKKPAKAKKAAA
- the SNAPC5 gene encoding snRNA-activating protein complex subunit 5 translates to MLSRLQELRKEEETLLRVKAALHDQLNRLKVEELALQSMISAREGNVTVSSAALLDEHQNMDNEATINQTKLQLQMHVGEEEEEEEEESDS